A stretch of Roseibium porphyridii DNA encodes these proteins:
- a CDS encoding hemin-degrading factor: protein MNAALETVETKPTADEIRRARKQNPKMRDRDLADHIGVSEAELVASFVGHGTHRISPNFEVLFPGLAQLGEVMALTRNESAVHEKIGPFEKFINGKRAALMLGEQIDTRMFPSNWVHGFAVQRSDGKDVRRSLQFFDAHGDAVQKIHARPSTDLEAWDRLVTAILIENQTPDLLPEVLEAEPFSRKQPSHNVGNVLRDRWQALTDPHQFHGMLRDLELDRLSAFELAGDAWAWPLDRGSVPALLRLAASEAIPIMCFVGNRGCIQIHSGRINMVIDKGPWINVMDPTFHLHLRTDHIHEVWAVRKPADIGYVTSVEAFNSSGQHIIQFFGVRGEGNSERTDWRGLAENLPRLDRSLALGAAE, encoded by the coding sequence ATGAATGCCGCTTTGGAAACTGTCGAAACCAAGCCAACTGCCGATGAGATCAGAAGGGCTCGTAAGCAAAACCCGAAGATGCGCGACCGGGATCTGGCTGATCACATCGGCGTCTCTGAGGCCGAACTGGTTGCAAGTTTTGTCGGTCATGGAACGCATCGGATCTCGCCTAACTTTGAGGTTCTGTTTCCCGGCCTGGCGCAGCTCGGAGAGGTGATGGCGCTCACCCGCAACGAGAGCGCCGTGCATGAAAAAATCGGTCCGTTTGAGAAGTTCATCAACGGTAAGCGGGCGGCGCTGATGTTGGGCGAGCAGATCGACACCCGAATGTTTCCCTCGAACTGGGTTCATGGATTTGCAGTGCAGCGGAGCGACGGGAAGGATGTTCGCCGCTCCTTGCAGTTTTTTGACGCCCATGGAGATGCGGTTCAAAAGATTCATGCCCGCCCCTCAACCGATCTTGAGGCCTGGGATCGCCTGGTGACAGCGATCCTGATTGAAAATCAGACACCGGATCTCTTGCCGGAAGTTTTGGAAGCCGAGCCGTTTTCCCGAAAGCAACCTTCACATAATGTCGGCAACGTTTTGCGGGACCGTTGGCAGGCTTTGACGGATCCTCATCAGTTCCACGGTATGCTGCGGGATCTGGAACTTGACCGTCTCAGTGCTTTCGAACTCGCAGGGGACGCCTGGGCCTGGCCACTTGATCGAGGCTCGGTACCGGCGCTCTTGCGACTTGCCGCTTCGGAAGCCATTCCGATCATGTGTTTCGTCGGCAATCGTGGATGCATCCAGATTCACTCTGGCCGCATCAATATGGTCATCGACAAGGGTCCGTGGATTAACGTGATGGATCCGACGTTTCACCTCCATCTCAGAACAGATCATATACACGAAGTCTGGGCAGTCAGAAAACCTGCGGATATTGGGTACGTGACTTCTGTTGAAGCATTTAACAGCAGCGGTCAGCATATCATCCAATTCTTTGGGGTGCGCGGTGAAGGCAATTCGGAGCGCACAGATTGGCGGGGACTTGCTGAAAACCTCCCAAGATTAGACCGGTCACTTGCCCTGGGAGCAGCGGAATGA
- a CDS encoding heme/hemin ABC transporter substrate-binding protein, with amino-acid sequence MKKHSFSKLCSYFAAVALTVMALFAPSKQIFAGGDTSSKASRIVSVGGSVTEVVYALGEQDRLIARDTTSVFPDQVNDLPNVGYIRALSPEGVLSVDPDLILMLEGGGPPEAVEVLNSSGISIAMIPEEFTAAGIVGKVQAVGKALGVPEKADALSLKISADLEAAQVSASGKASGMRVLFILSTRGGRIMAGGVDTEADGILSLVGAVNAVSDFTGYKQLSDEAIISAAPDVVLMMTRAGDHGAGPEELFGHPALAQTPAAENNRLIRMRGQYLLGFGPRTADAIRELSQKLADYRN; translated from the coding sequence ATGAAAAAACACTCGTTTTCAAAACTGTGCAGCTATTTTGCAGCAGTCGCATTGACCGTCATGGCGCTGTTTGCACCGAGCAAGCAAATCTTCGCCGGGGGTGACACAAGCAGCAAAGCAAGCCGCATTGTGTCGGTCGGCGGGTCGGTGACTGAGGTTGTCTACGCGCTCGGAGAACAGGACCGACTGATCGCCAGGGATACAACGAGCGTGTTTCCTGATCAGGTAAACGATTTGCCCAATGTCGGTTACATCCGGGCGTTGTCGCCGGAAGGGGTTCTGTCTGTCGATCCTGACCTGATCCTCATGCTGGAAGGTGGCGGGCCTCCTGAAGCTGTTGAAGTGCTCAATTCAAGCGGTATCTCGATTGCGATGATACCGGAAGAATTTACTGCTGCAGGCATCGTCGGCAAGGTTCAGGCCGTCGGAAAAGCGCTTGGAGTGCCGGAAAAAGCGGATGCGTTGTCCCTGAAGATTTCTGCCGATCTCGAGGCCGCACAAGTCAGTGCTTCAGGCAAAGCTTCTGGAATGCGCGTCTTGTTCATTCTGTCTACTCGCGGTGGTCGGATCATGGCCGGTGGTGTGGATACGGAGGCCGATGGCATTCTTTCCCTGGTGGGAGCAGTAAATGCTGTCTCCGATTTTACGGGCTATAAGCAATTGAGCGATGAGGCCATCATCAGTGCCGCACCGGATGTTGTTCTGATGATGACGCGTGCAGGAGACCACGGAGCGGGTCCGGAAGAACTCTTTGGGCATCCCGCGTTGGCACAGACGCCCGCAGCTGAAAACAATCGGCTAATCAGAATGAGGGGCCAATACCTGCTTGGCTTTGGCCCACGAACCGCTGATGCGATCAGAGAGCTATCGCAAAAGCTGGCAGACTACCGAAATTGA
- a CDS encoding FecCD family ABC transporter permease: MSEAIARRGNRVKSRSVRLMHFKTGDREPVAKAATALLALVSLGVMVASLAIGPIAVPIFDMLPKMLAVLLSGDRGVPEGVSPRDWIVVTDIRLPRVLLGALVGAALAVSGAVMQGLFRNPLADPGIVGVSAGAGFGAAVFIVLGGSVLAPVMTFLGIYAVPLAAFAGGLMTTLVLYRIGTRGGITSVATLLLAGIALGALTGAMTGLLVYVADDQQLRDLQFWGLGSLAGSNWSKLASAAPIILAMLVCVPFLARGLNALILGEAAAGHIGIRVQLLKNVSILMVAGATGASVAVSGGIGFVGIVVPHLLRLTIGPDHRYLLPASAFLGAVLLIAADTLARTIVAPAELPIGIITAFAGAPFFLWILLRKRGLMGFS; encoded by the coding sequence ATGAGCGAAGCCATCGCCCGGCGCGGCAATCGGGTGAAGTCCCGTTCAGTCCGCCTTATGCACTTCAAAACCGGTGACCGGGAACCGGTTGCCAAAGCTGCAACTGCTTTGCTGGCTCTGGTGTCGCTTGGTGTGATGGTGGCAAGTCTCGCAATTGGACCGATCGCCGTTCCGATTTTCGACATGCTCCCCAAAATGTTGGCTGTCCTTTTGAGCGGTGATCGCGGTGTTCCGGAGGGCGTTTCTCCGCGCGACTGGATCGTCGTCACGGATATTCGCCTGCCGCGTGTTCTTCTGGGCGCGCTTGTTGGCGCTGCGCTGGCGGTATCCGGCGCTGTCATGCAAGGGCTCTTCCGCAACCCTTTGGCTGACCCGGGAATTGTTGGCGTATCGGCGGGGGCAGGGTTCGGCGCGGCAGTGTTCATCGTTCTTGGCGGTTCCGTTCTGGCGCCGGTCATGACCTTTCTGGGGATCTATGCGGTGCCTCTTGCGGCATTTGCCGGGGGCTTGATGACAACACTTGTGCTCTATCGCATAGGCACAAGAGGCGGGATCACGTCGGTTGCGACGCTGCTGCTCGCCGGCATCGCTCTGGGTGCACTGACAGGCGCAATGACAGGCCTTCTTGTGTATGTGGCTGACGACCAGCAGCTCCGAGACTTGCAGTTCTGGGGCCTGGGGTCACTTGCAGGATCTAACTGGAGCAAACTTGCGTCTGCGGCCCCCATTATTCTGGCAATGCTTGTCTGTGTTCCCTTTCTGGCCAGAGGGCTCAATGCCCTTATCCTTGGTGAGGCAGCAGCGGGACATATCGGGATCCGGGTTCAGTTGCTCAAAAATGTGAGTATCCTGATGGTGGCCGGAGCTACTGGGGCATCTGTCGCCGTGAGTGGTGGTATCGGTTTTGTCGGCATTGTTGTGCCTCATCTTCTCAGGCTTACCATTGGCCCGGACCATCGATACCTGCTGCCGGCGTCGGCCTTCCTGGGCGCGGTGCTTCTGATTGCCGCTGACACACTCGCCCGCACTATCGTTGCTCCCGCTGAATTGCCGATCGGTATCATCACGGCCTTTGCCGGCGCCCCTTTCTTTTTGTGGATCTTGTTGCGCAAACGGGGGCTGATGGGTTTCTCATGA
- a CDS encoding heme ABC transporter ATP-binding protein has protein sequence MLHLNRSEDLEPETLLQLSGVGVNAGRVEIVKEIAFSAAAGEVLAIIGPSGSGKTTLMRAITGESAYRGSIELAGREVSDLGPGEQADLRGVLPQDSQISFPLNVTEVVGLGFPGRQKERVDRYLRVSEALAKVGLNGFEERSYQDLSGGEQQRVQLARVLVQVWEPVPVYAPPHWLFLDEPVSSLDIKHQYQIMQLARDYADSGGGVVTVMHDLNLTLAFADKVLVMKDGYGLAFGRREEVMTAELLTAAYDFPLMMTANENGDDPLVTPARFRPGSGQAVPTD, from the coding sequence ATGCTCCACTTGAACAGATCCGAAGACCTTGAGCCGGAAACACTGCTCCAGCTTTCCGGCGTGGGTGTCAACGCTGGCCGGGTCGAAATCGTCAAGGAGATCGCGTTCAGTGCAGCGGCTGGTGAGGTTCTTGCCATTATCGGTCCAAGCGGGTCTGGCAAGACGACCTTGATGAGAGCGATAACGGGAGAAAGCGCCTATCGCGGGTCGATCGAGCTGGCGGGACGGGAGGTCAGTGATTTGGGGCCCGGAGAACAGGCTGATCTTCGAGGCGTTCTGCCCCAGGATTCTCAGATCTCGTTTCCGCTCAATGTCACAGAAGTCGTCGGCCTCGGATTTCCAGGCCGTCAGAAAGAGCGTGTGGACCGCTACTTACGGGTGAGCGAAGCCCTTGCGAAGGTCGGATTGAACGGCTTTGAAGAACGATCCTATCAGGACCTGTCCGGTGGGGAACAGCAGCGTGTCCAGCTCGCCAGAGTGTTGGTTCAGGTTTGGGAGCCCGTCCCGGTTTACGCGCCACCCCACTGGCTGTTTCTGGATGAGCCGGTGTCCAGCCTCGACATAAAACACCAGTATCAGATCATGCAGTTGGCCAGGGACTACGCAGATAGCGGCGGCGGGGTCGTCACGGTCATGCACGACCTCAATTTGACCCTTGCGTTCGCGGACAAGGTTCTTGTGATGAAAGACGGATATGGTCTTGCCTTTGGACGCCGGGAAGAGGTCATGACTGCGGAGCTTTTGACGGCAGCTTATGACTTTCCGTTGATGATGACGGCCAACGAAAATGGTGATGACCCTTTGGTCACACCCGCACGATTCCGGCCGGGCTCGGGACAAGCGGTGCCCACTGACTGA
- a CDS encoding mannitol dehydrogenase family protein: MTQKLNNTVLSSLPARIGRPRYDRAQLTAGILHIGVGNFHRAHQAVYLDNLFQLGEGLDWAIVGAGLKPYDEVMRARLADQDWLTTIVELEPEGLNARICGAMIDFVEVDPAVLIARLTDPAIRIVSLTITEGGYFVDPNTGGFDAGHPEILADLHDPANPRTVFGILVAALLKRRDIGLAPFTVMSCDNLPENGHVTEQAVVGFAEALSAETSAWIKGNVAFPSGMVDCITPATGDRERSLVTETFDLEDAAPVVCEPFRQWVLEDKFPSGRPPLEKVGVEFVEDVAPYELMKLRILNGGHAAIAYPAALLGHYFVHDAMNDPLIRNYLRKLEEEEVIPTVPPIQGVSFQSYLETVMTRFSNPAVGDTIPRLCFDGSNRQPKFILPTIQERLDKEQSVDGLALETALWCRYCLGEDETGHQIELQDGNSVLLKNWAVSVFKQGEEPFEMPDLFGPLGKDARFLGAFAEAVSQIAAIGVADTLQNYIEGGSGNARPERRIPAG, from the coding sequence ATGACACAAAAACTGAACAACACTGTGCTCTCATCCCTGCCGGCGAGAATTGGCCGCCCGAGATATGACCGGGCCCAACTCACGGCAGGCATTCTTCATATCGGTGTTGGCAATTTTCACCGTGCTCATCAGGCTGTCTATCTCGACAATCTCTTTCAGCTTGGTGAAGGTCTCGACTGGGCAATCGTCGGTGCGGGCCTGAAGCCCTATGATGAAGTCATGCGTGCCCGGCTTGCAGACCAAGACTGGCTGACCACGATAGTCGAGCTGGAGCCGGAGGGACTTAACGCCCGCATATGCGGAGCGATGATCGACTTTGTCGAGGTAGACCCTGCAGTGCTCATCGCGCGCCTGACCGATCCAGCCATTCGCATCGTATCTCTGACAATCACCGAAGGTGGCTATTTCGTTGACCCGAATACGGGTGGATTCGATGCCGGGCATCCCGAAATTCTGGCCGATCTTCATGACCCTGCCAATCCGAGAACGGTATTCGGCATTCTTGTCGCGGCGCTTCTGAAACGCCGGGACATCGGGCTTGCGCCTTTCACAGTCATGAGCTGCGACAACCTTCCGGAAAACGGCCATGTGACAGAACAGGCCGTTGTCGGCTTTGCCGAAGCTCTTTCTGCAGAAACAAGCGCCTGGATTAAGGGCAATGTCGCATTTCCGAGTGGAATGGTCGATTGCATCACACCGGCGACAGGTGATCGCGAACGTAGTCTTGTGACGGAGACCTTCGATCTCGAAGATGCGGCGCCCGTTGTTTGTGAGCCATTCCGGCAATGGGTTTTGGAGGACAAATTTCCCAGCGGCCGCCCACCACTGGAAAAAGTCGGCGTCGAGTTCGTTGAGGATGTCGCACCCTATGAGCTCATGAAACTCCGGATCTTGAATGGAGGTCACGCGGCCATAGCCTATCCGGCTGCTTTGCTCGGCCACTATTTCGTCCACGATGCGATGAATGATCCGCTGATCCGTAACTATCTGCGCAAACTTGAGGAGGAGGAAGTGATACCGACCGTGCCTCCAATTCAAGGGGTCAGTTTTCAGTCTTATCTGGAAACCGTGATGACCCGATTTTCGAACCCGGCGGTTGGCGACACGATCCCAAGGCTTTGTTTCGACGGTTCCAACCGGCAACCAAAATTCATCTTGCCGACAATCCAGGAACGTCTCGACAAGGAACAATCCGTCGACGGGCTTGCCCTTGAAACCGCCCTTTGGTGCCGGTACTGCCTCGGTGAGGATGAAACCGGCCACCAAATCGAGTTGCAAGACGGCAATTCAGTCCTGCTAAAGAACTGGGCCGTGAGTGTATTCAAACAGGGCGAAGAACCGTTCGAAATGCCCGACCTGTTTGGGCCGCTTGGCAAGGACGCACGCTTTCTGGGTGCATTTGCCGAAGCGGTCAGCCAGATTGCTGCAATCGGCGTCGCCGACACACTTCAGAATTACATCGAAGGTGGGTCGGGCAACGCAAGGCCTGAGCGGCGGATACCGGCAGGCTGA
- a CDS encoding L-iditol 2-dehydrogenase — protein MTRLEGKSALITGAARGIGKSFAERYVAEGATVAIGDINLAGAEAAARDLGPNAYAVELDVTDQSSIDAAILSIEEKTGGLDILINNAALFDLAPIVDITRESYDRLFSINVAGTLFTLQAAAKSMIRRGQGGKIINMASQAGRRGEPLVGVYCATKAAVISLTQSAGLNLIRHGINVNAIAPGVVDGEHWDGVDALFAKHEGLKPGEKKASVGAAVPFGRMGTADDLTGMAVFLATPDADYIVAQTYNVDGGNWMS, from the coding sequence ATGACACGGCTAGAAGGAAAATCAGCGCTGATTACAGGCGCCGCACGTGGCATCGGCAAGTCGTTTGCCGAACGCTACGTGGCAGAGGGTGCAACTGTCGCCATCGGCGACATCAACCTGGCAGGAGCCGAAGCGGCAGCTCGTGACCTCGGGCCGAACGCCTATGCGGTCGAACTCGACGTCACTGACCAGTCCTCCATTGACGCAGCCATCTTGTCGATTGAGGAGAAAACCGGCGGCCTTGATATCCTCATCAACAATGCCGCTCTCTTCGACCTGGCACCAATTGTCGACATCACTAGAGAGAGCTACGACCGGCTTTTCAGCATCAATGTCGCTGGAACACTTTTCACCTTGCAGGCTGCCGCAAAATCCATGATCAGGCGTGGTCAGGGAGGCAAGATCATCAACATGGCCAGCCAGGCCGGCCGACGCGGTGAACCTCTCGTCGGCGTCTACTGCGCCACCAAGGCTGCCGTGATCAGCCTGACCCAATCCGCAGGTCTCAACCTCATCCGCCACGGCATCAATGTGAACGCAATCGCGCCGGGCGTTGTGGACGGGGAGCACTGGGACGGTGTTGATGCGCTCTTTGCAAAACACGAAGGACTGAAGCCGGGTGAAAAGAAGGCTTCCGTAGGCGCCGCTGTGCCCTTCGGCCGCATGGGCACGGCGGACGACCTCACCGGGATGGCGGTTTTCCTGGCAACACCTGATGCCGACTACATCGTTGCGCAAACCTACAACGTCGATGGCGGCAACTGGATGAGCTGA
- a CDS encoding ABC transporter ATP-binding protein, with product MGQITLNQITKSFGDVQVIPPLDLQINDGEFVVFVGPSGCGKSTLLRLIAGLEDTTSGEINIDGRDATEVPPAKRGLAMVFQSYALYPHMSVRKNIAFPLRMAGLDKAAQNAKVEAAAKVLNLTDYLERRPGQLSGGQRQRVAIGRAIVREPAAFLFDEPLSNLDAALRVNMRLEISELHQSLETTMIYVTHDQVEAMTMADKIVVLQAGVIEQVGSPLDLYHTPKNKFVAGFIGSPKMNFLMGAYASEFDATTIGIRPEHLSVSATEGKWAGKVGVSEHLGSDTFLYVEIEGHDEPLTVRSSGEVALRHGDVVHLTPDPEKIHRFDNQGLRMA from the coding sequence ATGGGCCAGATAACTCTCAACCAAATCACCAAAAGCTTCGGCGATGTCCAGGTGATCCCTCCGTTAGACCTTCAGATCAACGATGGCGAGTTCGTCGTCTTCGTTGGCCCCTCCGGCTGCGGCAAGTCAACGCTCCTGCGCCTGATTGCAGGTCTGGAAGACACGACTTCGGGCGAAATCAACATCGATGGCAGAGACGCGACGGAAGTTCCGCCCGCCAAGCGGGGACTTGCGATGGTGTTCCAGTCCTATGCGCTCTACCCGCATATGTCGGTACGCAAGAACATTGCCTTTCCGCTTCGCATGGCCGGCCTCGACAAGGCCGCCCAGAACGCAAAGGTCGAAGCCGCTGCCAAGGTTCTCAATCTGACAGACTATCTGGAACGCCGTCCGGGCCAGTTGTCCGGCGGCCAGAGACAACGTGTGGCAATCGGCCGGGCAATTGTCCGCGAGCCTGCAGCGTTCCTCTTCGACGAACCGCTCTCAAACCTCGATGCCGCGCTGCGTGTGAACATGAGGCTTGAGATCTCGGAACTTCACCAGTCGCTTGAAACCACGATGATCTACGTGACCCATGACCAGGTCGAGGCCATGACCATGGCAGACAAGATCGTGGTGTTGCAGGCAGGCGTCATCGAACAGGTCGGATCGCCGCTGGACCTTTATCACACACCAAAGAACAAATTCGTCGCAGGCTTCATCGGATCTCCGAAGATGAATTTCCTGATGGGCGCCTATGCTTCGGAATTCGACGCGACCACCATCGGCATTCGGCCGGAACACCTCAGTGTTTCGGCGACCGAAGGCAAATGGGCCGGCAAGGTCGGCGTGTCGGAGCATCTGGGTTCAGACACCTTTCTCTATGTCGAAATTGAAGGTCACGATGAGCCACTGACAGTGCGGTCTTCCGGCGAAGTCGCATTGCGGCACGGTGACGTCGTTCATCTGACGCCAGACCCTGAGAAGATCCATCGCTTCGACAATCAAGGCCTGAGAATGGCATGA
- a CDS encoding carbohydrate ABC transporter permease yields MARSVTTRRKTINTAVAWAIGFLIFFPILWTILTSFKTEAQAINDPPLFLFFDWTLENYAVVQERSDYMRFLWNSVIIAGGSTVLGLMIAIPAAWSMAFVPSKRTKDILMWMLSTKMLPAVGVLYPIYLLFIQLGLLDTRTGLTIVMMLINLPIIVWMLYTYFKEIPGEILEAARMDGASLKEEILYILTPMAIPGIASTMLLNFILAWNEAFWTLNLTAAKAAPLTAFIASYSSPEGLFYAKLSAASTMAIAPILILGWFSQKQLVRGLTFGAVK; encoded by the coding sequence ATGGCACGTTCTGTCACTACCCGCCGCAAGACGATCAACACCGCCGTCGCATGGGCAATCGGTTTTCTGATCTTCTTCCCGATCCTCTGGACCATCCTGACCAGCTTCAAGACAGAGGCACAGGCGATCAACGACCCACCGCTGTTCCTGTTTTTTGACTGGACGCTGGAGAACTATGCGGTCGTCCAGGAAAGATCCGACTACATGCGCTTTCTCTGGAACTCGGTGATCATTGCCGGCGGCTCGACCGTTCTCGGCCTCATGATCGCCATACCGGCTGCATGGTCGATGGCCTTCGTGCCGTCCAAGCGCACCAAGGACATCCTGATGTGGATGCTGTCGACCAAAATGCTTCCAGCGGTCGGCGTGCTCTATCCGATCTATCTCCTGTTCATACAGCTGGGTCTTCTCGACACGCGAACAGGTTTGACCATCGTGATGATGCTGATCAACCTGCCGATCATCGTCTGGATGCTCTACACCTACTTCAAGGAGATCCCCGGTGAGATCCTGGAAGCAGCCCGCATGGATGGCGCATCGCTGAAAGAGGAAATTCTCTACATCCTCACGCCGATGGCCATTCCCGGAATCGCTTCCACAATGCTGCTCAACTTCATCCTTGCCTGGAACGAAGCGTTCTGGACCCTGAACCTGACCGCCGCAAAAGCAGCACCTCTCACCGCCTTCATTGCCAGCTATTCCAGCCCGGAAGGTCTTTTCTACGCCAAGCTGAGCGCAGCTTCGACCATGGCGATCGCACCCATCCTGATCCTTGGATGGTTCAGCCAGAAACAACTGGTTCGCGGTCTCACCTTCGGCGCGGTTAAATAG
- a CDS encoding carbohydrate ABC transporter permease, which produces MATQHSRSAARIMMAPAVILLLGWMLIPLTMTLVFSFKKYLPLRGGDLGWTGFDNYVRFVSSSAFWPSVQTTLIIVGGVLLITIFFGVLLSMLLDQPMWGQGIVRILVIAPFFVMPTVSALVWKNMFMDPVNGLFAHLWKAFGAQPIEWLSDLSLFSIILIVSWQWLPFATLILLTAIQSLDSEQLEAAEMDGAPPLSRFAFIVLPHLSRAITIVVLIQTIFLLAIFAEIFVTTSGAFGTRTLTYLIFQRVLESQNVGLGSAGGVYAIILANIVAIFLMRIVGKNLDT; this is translated from the coding sequence ATGGCTACCCAGCACTCCCGCTCCGCCGCTCGAATAATGATGGCTCCTGCAGTCATTCTGCTTCTCGGCTGGATGCTTATTCCGCTCACCATGACCTTGGTATTTTCGTTCAAGAAATACCTTCCGCTCCGCGGCGGTGATCTTGGTTGGACCGGTTTCGACAACTACGTCCGCTTCGTCTCCTCCAGTGCCTTTTGGCCAAGTGTTCAAACGACACTCATCATTGTCGGAGGCGTCCTGCTCATCACGATTTTCTTCGGGGTCCTGCTCTCCATGCTTCTGGATCAGCCCATGTGGGGCCAGGGCATCGTCCGCATTCTCGTGATCGCACCGTTTTTCGTAATGCCGACCGTTTCGGCACTCGTCTGGAAAAACATGTTCATGGATCCGGTGAACGGCCTGTTCGCGCACCTTTGGAAGGCCTTTGGTGCACAGCCAATTGAATGGCTGAGCGATCTGTCGCTGTTTTCGATTATCCTGATCGTTTCCTGGCAATGGCTGCCCTTCGCGACACTGATCCTGTTGACTGCAATTCAGTCGCTGGACAGTGAACAGCTTGAGGCTGCCGAAATGGATGGGGCACCGCCCCTGTCGCGTTTCGCCTTCATTGTCCTGCCGCACCTGTCACGCGCCATCACAATCGTCGTGTTGATCCAGACGATCTTCCTGCTGGCGATCTTTGCGGAGATTTTCGTGACCACAAGCGGCGCCTTCGGCACCCGCACACTGACCTACCTGATCTTCCAGCGTGTTCTGGAAAGTCAGAATGTCGGCCTCGGATCTGCCGGTGGTGTCTACGCAATCATCCTTGCCAACATCGTTGCCATCTTCCTGATGCGCATCGTCGGCAAAAACCTGGACACCTGA
- a CDS encoding ABC transporter substrate-binding protein, which yields MYLKNALRAVTALTLITTTSAFAETITIATVNNGDMIRMQGLTEDFTAKTGHTVEWVTLEENVLRQRVTQDIAAKGGQFDVLTIGMYETPIWAANEWLVSLDDLPAEYDKDDILPAMRAGLSHSGSLYAAPFYGESSMIMYRTDLMEKAGVTMPDAPTWSDVEAAAKAMTDKDNEIYGICLRGKAGWGENMAFITTVANSFGARWFDENWKPQLDTPEWKDAVSFYNNLLTSYGPPGASTNGFNENLALFQQGKCGMWIDATVAASFVTNPNDSTVADKVGFALAPNKEGVDKRSNWLWAWALAIPAGTQKEAAAKQFIEWATSKEYIELVASKEGWANVPPGARTSLYENPEYQKVPFAKMTLESINAANPDSPTVKPVPYVGIQYVAIPEWAGIGTAAGQEFSAMVAGQQTVDEALAKAQANTAEEMEAAGY from the coding sequence ATGTATTTGAAGAACGCATTACGTGCGGTCACAGCACTTACTTTGATCACAACAACCAGCGCCTTTGCGGAAACGATCACGATCGCGACCGTGAACAATGGCGACATGATCCGTATGCAGGGTCTGACGGAAGACTTCACGGCAAAGACCGGTCATACGGTCGAGTGGGTCACTCTTGAAGAGAACGTCCTGCGTCAGCGCGTCACTCAGGACATCGCCGCAAAGGGCGGTCAGTTCGACGTCTTGACCATCGGCATGTACGAGACCCCGATCTGGGCGGCAAACGAATGGCTCGTCTCGCTCGACGACCTGCCGGCCGAATATGACAAAGACGATATCCTGCCCGCAATGCGCGCCGGACTGAGCCATAGCGGCAGCCTTTATGCGGCACCGTTCTATGGTGAGTCGTCGATGATTATGTATCGCACGGACCTCATGGAAAAAGCCGGTGTTACGATGCCGGATGCTCCGACCTGGAGCGATGTCGAAGCCGCTGCCAAGGCCATGACGGACAAGGACAACGAAATCTACGGCATCTGCCTGCGCGGCAAGGCCGGCTGGGGTGAGAACATGGCGTTCATCACCACCGTTGCCAATTCCTTCGGTGCACGCTGGTTCGATGAAAACTGGAAGCCGCAGCTCGACACACCAGAGTGGAAAGACGCTGTCAGCTTCTATAACAACCTTCTGACCAGCTATGGCCCTCCGGGCGCGTCCACCAACGGGTTCAACGAGAACCTGGCACTGTTCCAGCAGGGCAAGTGCGGTATGTGGATCGATGCGACTGTTGCAGCATCCTTCGTGACCAACCCGAACGACTCCACGGTCGCAGACAAGGTCGGCTTCGCACTCGCGCCGAACAAGGAAGGCGTTGATAAACGCTCGAACTGGCTCTGGGCCTGGGCACTCGCCATTCCGGCCGGCACCCAGAAAGAGGCAGCTGCCAAGCAGTTCATCGAATGGGCAACCTCGAAGGAATACATCGAGCTCGTAGCCTCCAAGGAAGGCTGGGCCAATGTACCTCCTGGAGCACGTACATCGCTCTACGAGAACCCGGAGTACCAGAAGGTCCCGTTCGCCAAGATGACGCTCGAAAGCATCAACGCGGCCAACCCTGACAGCCCGACTGTCAAGCCGGTTCCTTACGTCGGCATTCAGTATGTCGCTATCCCGGAATGGGCTGGCATCGGTACGGCTGCTGGTCAGGAATTCTCGGCAATGGTTGCCGGTCAGCAGACCGTTGATGAAGCGCTTGCAAAAGCTCAAGCGAACACGGCTGAGGAAATGGAAGCCGCCGGCTACTAA